The following proteins are encoded in a genomic region of Acidobacteriota bacterium:
- a CDS encoding helix-turn-helix transcriptional regulator, with product MVKSRIRTYTISAVAEMYDIHPQTLRLYEREGLLLPSRSVGNTRLYEDSDLERLEIILSLTRELGVNLAGVEIILNMRAKMDEMQREFERFFEYLKNHASEFSSRSEAFSSSEALIPVSRHRVMRAASHSDTEDAT from the coding sequence ATGGTGAAATCACGGATTCGAACTTATACGATCAGTGCGGTGGCGGAAATGTACGACATTCATCCGCAGACGCTGCGGCTGTACGAACGCGAAGGCCTTTTGCTTCCGTCGCGTTCGGTCGGCAACACGCGACTTTATGAGGACAGCGACCTCGAGCGCCTTGAGATCATCCTGTCCTTAACGCGTGAACTCGGTGTCAACCTGGCCGGTGTCGAGATCATTCTCAACATGCGAGCCAAAATGGACGAAATGCAGCGCGAGTTCGAACGCTTTTTTGAATACCTCAAAAATCATGCCTCTGAGTTTTCGAGCCGGAGCGAAGCCTTTTCCTCCAGCGAAGCTCTCATTCCCGTTTCGCGACATCGCGTGATGAGGGCTGCTTCGCATTCCGACACTGAAGACGCAACCTAA
- the dnaJ gene encoding molecular chaperone DnaJ, which yields MAKKDYYQILGVKKDAKADEIKKAYRRLARKHHPDVNPNDKASEDKFKEVQEAYDILSDDKKRKVFDRFGYYADNLDVNSPFSTGPSGGGAGSPGFDFSGFDFSTGPSSGGGGSSFRDIFSDLFGGSGAASGARAQPEPPRAMPKKGRDIEMPLALSFEESFTGLTTNITVNRSEQCSRCHGAGDTGGPVVTCPTCKGAGQVMRTGGRLQFSQSCSDCDGTGRRRQPCSLCNGKGVTPKTEQVKVKIPAGVDTGSRVRIPKKGHGGRLGAEPGDLFILTNVGKHKFLERKGDNIYIFVPITVSEAALGTKIDVPTVEGKAQLKIPSGTESGQKFRLRERGFPSLRNPQLRGDQFVEVKITLPRVISEETKQVLREFERLNPENPRKVIGLE from the coding sequence ATGGCCAAAAAAGACTATTACCAGATCCTGGGCGTCAAAAAAGACGCAAAAGCGGACGAGATCAAGAAGGCGTACCGCCGTTTGGCGCGCAAGCACCATCCGGATGTGAATCCGAATGACAAGGCGTCGGAGGACAAGTTCAAGGAAGTCCAGGAAGCTTATGACATCCTTTCGGATGACAAGAAGCGAAAGGTATTCGATCGTTTTGGCTACTACGCGGATAATCTTGATGTAAATTCGCCGTTCTCGACTGGTCCGTCCGGCGGCGGAGCCGGAAGCCCGGGTTTCGATTTCTCGGGATTCGATTTTTCGACCGGGCCGAGCAGCGGTGGCGGCGGTTCAAGCTTTCGAGATATCTTCTCCGACCTTTTCGGCGGCAGCGGTGCAGCAAGCGGAGCACGTGCCCAGCCCGAACCGCCGCGTGCAATGCCGAAGAAGGGACGCGATATCGAGATGCCTCTGGCATTGAGTTTTGAAGAGTCATTCACGGGATTGACGACAAATATCACGGTAAATCGCAGTGAGCAATGTTCGCGATGCCATGGAGCCGGTGATACAGGCGGGCCCGTTGTTACCTGCCCCACTTGTAAGGGCGCGGGACAAGTGATGCGGACCGGCGGGCGGCTGCAATTTTCGCAGAGCTGCAGCGATTGTGATGGTACCGGCAGGCGTCGACAGCCTTGTTCCTTGTGTAACGGGAAGGGAGTGACGCCAAAGACCGAACAAGTAAAGGTCAAGATTCCTGCGGGCGTCGATACGGGTTCACGGGTACGCATCCCGAAAAAAGGCCACGGCGGCCGTTTGGGTGCCGAACCCGGCGATCTCTTTATCCTGACCAACGTCGGCAAGCACAAGTTCCTTGAACGCAAAGGCGACAATATCTACATCTTCGTGCCGATCACCGTTTCCGAAGCTGCCCTTGGAACCAAGATCGATGTGCCTACGGTCGAAGGTAAAGCCCAGCTAAAGATCCCGTCGGGAACAGAATCAGGCCAGAAGTTTCGCCTTAGAGAACGCGGATTCCCAAGTTTGAGAAATCCGCAGCTTCGCGGCGATCAGTTCGTCGAGGTCAAGATCACGCTGCCGCGGGTGATCTCAGAAGAGACGAAGCAGGTTTTGCGTGAGTTTGAAAGATTAAACCCCGAGAATCCGCGAAAGGTGATCGGATTGGAATAG